One Actinomycetota bacterium DNA window includes the following coding sequences:
- a CDS encoding (Fe-S)-binding protein, with translation MIGGAALIAFFGGWAVRRILFLAQLLKKGQPEPERTTGQAIRGNIRYLFSKVLGQEKLLRWSLPGVAHAWVFWSFLVVQTTLIEAAGELVDPEFHIPWLADIAIPGTEVDLYDVLGFTQDIFFALAIVAVTIFAAMRLAQDPRKHGRSSRFAGSNLNQGWWVLAGEFLVVYSLLVAHGVRFALGAAPTEAAFLSRQFGKAFDSGLTELALESIATGALLTHIAIVGGFLVFTLHSKHLHVLTIAFQEVLSRQPKALGKLPTIQIDLETMDEETVLGVGKIEDFGWKSYLDMYTCTECGRCQSQCPAWNTGKPLNPKMLVMDLRDHLYAKGPYMLGKQTEEEAADVLALKLVGDTPGEDGAVIDFDVLWSCTTCGACVEECPVDIEHVDMIVGMRRYKAMMESSFPQEAGTMLRNIENSGDPWGVGQSKREDWTEGLDFDIPRAEPGQPLPSDIEYLFWVGCAGAVDDRSRKITRSVAELLHEAGVRFAILGKNETCNGDPARRLGMEYLFQMQAQMNVEAINSLDPPTIVTWCPHCFNTLRNEYPDLGGDWDVIHHSELLSHLVDAGKLVATNRIDKRVTYHDPCYLGRHNEVYSAPRKVVDAVPGLEPTEMDRCRSNGFCCGAGGARMWVEERIGKRVNLDRIDEALGTNPDLITTACPFCTTMLSDGIAQRVQEGAIADGQVEVLDVAEVLQRGLLPVVTQPVAVGVGAADAPADEPEPPTEA, from the coding sequence ATCATCGGCGGCGCCGCCCTCATCGCGTTCTTCGGTGGCTGGGCGGTGCGTCGCATCCTCTTCCTCGCCCAGCTGCTCAAGAAGGGCCAGCCCGAGCCGGAGCGCACGACCGGCCAGGCCATCCGCGGCAACATCCGCTACCTGTTCTCGAAGGTGCTCGGCCAGGAGAAGCTGCTGCGCTGGTCGCTGCCGGGGGTCGCGCACGCGTGGGTGTTCTGGAGCTTCCTGGTCGTGCAGACCACGCTGATCGAGGCCGCCGGCGAGCTGGTCGATCCCGAGTTCCACATCCCATGGCTCGCCGACATAGCCATCCCCGGGACCGAGGTCGACCTCTACGACGTGCTCGGGTTCACCCAGGACATCTTCTTCGCGCTCGCCATCGTCGCGGTGACGATCTTCGCGGCCATGCGCCTCGCGCAGGACCCGCGCAAGCACGGCCGCTCGTCGCGCTTCGCCGGCTCCAACCTCAACCAGGGCTGGTGGGTCCTGGCTGGCGAGTTCCTGGTCGTGTACTCGCTGCTGGTCGCCCACGGCGTCCGCTTCGCCCTCGGTGCCGCCCCGACCGAGGCCGCGTTCCTGTCGCGCCAGTTCGGCAAGGCGTTCGACAGCGGCCTGACCGAGCTGGCGCTCGAATCGATCGCGACCGGGGCGCTGCTCACGCACATCGCGATCGTCGGCGGGTTCCTCGTCTTCACCCTGCACAGCAAGCACCTGCACGTGCTCACCATCGCGTTCCAGGAGGTGCTGTCGCGCCAGCCCAAGGCGCTCGGGAAGCTGCCCACGATCCAGATCGACCTCGAGACGATGGACGAGGAGACGGTCCTCGGCGTGGGCAAGATCGAGGACTTCGGCTGGAAGTCCTACCTGGACATGTACACGTGCACCGAGTGCGGCCGCTGCCAGAGCCAGTGCCCGGCGTGGAACACGGGCAAGCCCCTCAACCCCAAGATGCTGGTGATGGACCTGCGCGACCACCTCTACGCCAAGGGCCCCTACATGCTGGGCAAGCAGACCGAGGAGGAGGCCGCCGACGTGCTGGCGCTCAAGCTCGTCGGTGATACCCCTGGCGAGGACGGCGCGGTCATCGACTTCGACGTCCTGTGGTCGTGCACGACATGCGGGGCGTGCGTCGAGGAGTGTCCCGTCGACATCGAGCACGTCGACATGATCGTCGGCATGCGCCGCTACAAGGCGATGATGGAGTCGTCGTTCCCGCAGGAGGCGGGGACGATGCTGCGCAACATCGAGAACTCCGGCGACCCCTGGGGCGTGGGACAGTCCAAGCGCGAGGACTGGACCGAGGGCCTCGACTTCGACATCCCCCGGGCCGAGCCCGGCCAGCCACTGCCCAGCGACATCGAGTACCTGTTCTGGGTCGGCTGCGCCGGAGCGGTCGACGACCGGTCACGGAAGATCACGCGGTCGGTCGCGGAGCTGCTGCACGAGGCCGGCGTGCGCTTCGCGATCCTGGGCAAGAACGAGACCTGCAACGGCGACCCCGCCCGGCGCCTGGGGATGGAGTACCTGTTCCAGATGCAGGCGCAGATGAACGTCGAGGCCATCAACTCGCTCGACCCGCCGACGATCGTGACCTGGTGCCCGCACTGCTTCAACACGCTGCGCAACGAGTACCCCGACCTCGGCGGCGACTGGGACGTCATCCACCACAGCGAGCTGCTGAGCCACCTCGTCGACGCCGGCAAGCTCGTCGCGACCAACCGCATCGACAAGCGCGTCACCTACCACGACCCGTGCTACCTCGGCCGCCACAACGAGGTCTACTCGGCGCCCCGCAAGGTGGTCGACGCGGTCCCGGGCCTCGAGCCGACCGAGATGGACCGCTGCCGCAGCAACGGCTTCTGCTGCGGGGCCGGCGGGGCGCGCATGTGGGTCGAGGAGCGCATCGGCAAGCGCGTCAACCTCGACCGCATCGACGAGGCGCTCGGCACCAACCCCGACCTCATCACGACCGCGTGCCCGTTCTGCACCACCATGCTGTCGGACGGCATCGCCCAGCGGGTCCAGGAAGGCGCGATCGCCGACGGCCAGGTCGAGGTGCTCGACGTCGCCGAGGTGCTCCAGCGCGGGCTGCTGCCGGTGGTCACCCAGCCGGTTGCGGTCGGGGTCGGCGCCGCGGACGCGCCGGCAGACGAGCCGGAGCCACCCACGGAAGCTTGA
- the def gene encoding peptide deformylase, whose translation MPVRAIVRYPARVLKDGTVPVGTVDEAARELAADLVDTMLDAPGCVGLAAPQVGSDRRAFALDISRMKRPHPNHGLIVLFDPELLVAEGGEVRREGCASVPDYTCDIRRATEVVVRGLTPDGTPRVIEAEGFEARALQHELDHLDGYLILDRVSSLKTDVFRRKRYL comes from the coding sequence TTGCCGGTCCGTGCCATCGTGCGCTACCCCGCTCGCGTGCTCAAGGACGGCACCGTCCCGGTGGGGACGGTCGACGAGGCCGCGCGGGAGCTCGCGGCCGATCTCGTCGACACGATGCTCGACGCCCCGGGCTGCGTCGGGCTGGCCGCCCCGCAGGTCGGCAGCGATCGGCGGGCCTTCGCGCTCGACATCTCCCGCATGAAGCGGCCCCACCCCAACCACGGGCTGATCGTGCTCTTCGACCCCGAGCTGCTCGTCGCCGAAGGGGGCGAGGTCCGGCGCGAGGGGTGCGCATCGGTGCCCGACTACACCTGCGACATCCGACGCGCCACCGAGGTCGTGGTGCGCGGGCTCACCCCCGACGGGACGCCGCGTGTGATCGAGGCCGAGGGCTTCGAGGCCCGGGCGCTGCAGCACGAGCTCGACCACCTCGACGGCTACCTCATCCTCGACCGGGTGAGCTCGCTCAAGACCGACGTGTTCCGACGCAAGCGCTACCTCTGA